The following coding sequences lie in one Montipora foliosa isolate CH-2021 chromosome 11, ASM3666993v2, whole genome shotgun sequence genomic window:
- the LOC137977526 gene encoding uncharacterized protein, with protein sequence MGWQKRGKGHNSHTGHAAVMSLTTGKVLDYTTRTKTCRFCDQGKNSNKKVKVHDCRKNHNASSKAMEPASAVEMFNNAPKQKVKYAFYTGDDDSTTEAHIRQKVSYGVEKFSDIIHMKRSLTTRLYNLSHNTKFANSSILSQKVINYMVKCFSYGVAQNKGNAKAIQKAINCIVPHAFGDHKNCDNKWCRFMQDPASYKHHDLPYGKDLFGDKLRSALENIFSDYCTDAVADKLAPMTNSQRNEALNSVVGSKNPKIRFYGGSESNDFRVACGVAQTNLRYGYVSQTLEALNIEPGKYCTEYNDRMTTKVLQDKIRKSTVDFKRRRSQLNSQKCSQTARKEAREGKTYETGIGLNLELTSIVSSPITDCQARVMAMPHNQFKEIEDFAPKITLRPVAKEVKYENSIFYNFLIFDTETNATGKSAEICQLSVTDKSASHKFSAYIMPTRDIDLHASKVNKLKIVTINGERKMYKDDKVVRAIPFNSAIAQFKSYLSQSIAIAKNSTNKQVRTVLIGHNAFTFDTPILLRNAGNEFSSELQSMDVWFADSLSLFKKLIKSQLPALRNADGTFPKTNQSSLYETLFNQTFDAHDALEDVLALRKILFSSKLGLSNKTIVENSALTDTNHAFKDLEYLDGRHKILQSFRGKLYNPERNDGAITKSIAEKIAGSGLAYEDLKNMYNRYGKEGVIAILSRPPSCATSTSPRVTRTARILEAIVAHFQCASQP encoded by the coding sequence ATGGGCTGGCAGAAGAGGGGCAAAGGCCATAATTCACATACTGGTCATGCAGCAGTAATGAGCCTAACAACTGGTAAAGTTTTGGATTATACCACAAGAACCAAGACTTGCAGATTCTGTGACCAAGGCaaaaatagcaacaaaaaagtTAAAGTACATGATTGTCGCAAAAATCACAATGCTTCATCAAAGGCAATGGAGCCTGCCTCAGCTGTGGAGATGTTTAACAATGCCCCAAAACAAAAAGTGAAGTATGCATTTTATACTGGAGATGATGACTCCACAACTGAAGCTCACATTCGACAGAAAGTCTCCTATGGAGTTGAAAAGTTTAGTGACATAATACATATGAAGAGATCCTTAACAACACGTTTATATAATTTAAGCCATAACACCAAATTTGCCAACAGCTCCATCTTGTCGCAAAAGGTAATAAATTACATGGTAAAGTGTTTTTCATATGGTGTTGCACAGAACAAAGGAAATGCTAAAGCAATCCAGAAAGccattaattgcattgttccCCATGCATTTGGCGACCATAAGAACTGTGACAATAAGTGGTGTAGATTCATGCAAGATCCAGCTTCCTAtaaacatcatgaccttccaTATGGGAAAGACTTGTTTGGAGACAAATTGAGATCTGCCCTTGAAAACATATTCAGTGATTACTGTACTGATGCAGTGGCTGACAAATTAGCCCCCATGACAAATTCACAAAGGAATGAAGCTCTAAACAGTGTGGTTGGTTcgaaaaatccaaaaatcaGGTTCTATGGGGGAAGTGAAAGCAATGACTTTCGTGTCGCGTGTGGCGTTGCACAAACTAACCTAAGATATGGATATGTTAGCCAAACCCTTGAAGCACTCAATATCGAGCCAGGAAAATACTGTACAGAATATAACGACAGAATGACAACTAAAGTTCTTCAAGATAAAATCAGAAAATCAACCGTGGATTTTAAACGCAGAAGATCTCAACTTAACTCTCAAAAGTGTTCACAGACAGCCAGGAAAGAAGCCCGAGAGGGCAAAACTTATGAAACAGGTATTGGCCTAAATCTTGAGTTGACATCTATCGTGTCCTCTCCTATTACCGATTGTCAAGCACGTGTAATGGCAATGCCACATAACCAGTTTAAAGAAATTGAGGACTTTGCCCCAAAGATTACCCTTAGGCCTGTTGCAAAAGAagtgaaatacgaaaatagCATTTTCTATAACTTCTTAATTTTTGACACCGAAACAAATGCAACAGGTAAATCTGCGGAAATCTGCCAATTATCAGTAACTGACAAATCTGCTTCACACAAGTTCTCAGCCTACATCATGCCCACACGGGACATCGATTTGCATGCCTCAAAAGttaataaactaaaaatagtTACGATCAACGGAGAGCGTAAAATGTACAAGGATGACAAAGTTGTAAGAGCTATACCCTTTAATAGTGCGATTGCTCAATTTAAGAGCTATCTCTCACAGTCCATAGCCATAGCCAAGAACAGCACAAACAAACAAGTACGCACGGTTCTCATTGGACACAATGCCTTCACGTTCGACACTCCAATTCTTTTAAGAAATGCTGGAAATGAATTCTCTTCTGAGCTGCAATCTATGGATGTCTGGTTTGCTGATTCTCTCTCTCTGTTCAAAAAACTCATTAAAAGTCAACTTCCTGCTTTACGGAACGCCGATGGCACATTTCCGAAGACTAATCAGTCCTCTCTCTACGAGACCTTGTTCAATCAAACTTTCGACGCACACGATGCCTTGGAAGATGTTCTTGCCCTAAGAAAGATTCTCTTTTCCTCAAAACTGGGATTGTCTAATAAAACCATCGTCGAAAACTCTGCACTCACCGACACAAATCACGCATTCAAGGACTTGGAGTATCTCGATGGTCGCCACAAAATATTGCAATCCTTCCGAGGAAAGCTGTACAATCCAGAAAGAAACGATGGTGCCATAACGAAAAGCATTGCAGAAAAAATTGCCGGTAGTGGTTTGGCATATGAAGATTTGAAAAACATGTATAACCGTTACGGGAAAGAAGGAGTCATCGCAATTTTGTCGAGACCGCCATCCTGCGCAACATCCACATCACCACGAGTAACTCGAACTGCGCGAATTTTAGAAGCCATCGTTGCTCATTTCCAATGTGCTAGCCAACCATAG
- the LOC137977530 gene encoding uncharacterized protein isoform X2, giving the protein MSSMALSKIAFSFIIIFAAFNLATLSPNVNNVFAQLCNILRSWMPSVTDSVEEIILRMHKYCTERLFEDLQRGITMLITLFERVCALIQPAFKNLFNVVTDGLLLLHNNGMSYTDEILQQALGAALPDHGGTTSNKLLSLILFLFWIILALVCISRLSYNKFFLLMSSTFLLHAFLGPVWCIRRLAFGIGTSLWLGSLISSKPIPAAITVLIAFTLTGFRKWRKEIAITNNTKDMLKLSELLEQRLHGIEEKLDVLVLKISAINDTLPENVTFDRS; this is encoded by the exons ATGTCGTCAATGGCTCTTTCGAAAATTGCGTTTTCGTTCATCATTATTTTTGCGGCCTTCAACTTAGCAACTTTGTCCCCGAACGTAAACAATGTCTTTGCTCAACTGTGCAACATCCTTCGTTCTTGGATGCCTTCAGTTACCGACAGCGTTGAGGAAATTATCCTAAGAATGCACAAGTACTGCACAGAGAGGTTGTTTGAAGACCTGCAACGAGGAATAACAATGCTGATTACCCTGTTTGAGAGAGTTTGTGCCTTAATACAACCAGCCTTCAAGAATTTGTTCAACGTTGTCACGGATGGTTTGCTTTTACTGCACAACAATGGAATGAGTTACACAGAcgaaattttacaacaagccCTCG GAGCTGCTTTACCAGATCATGGGGGAACAACAAGTAACAAACTTTTATCTctaattttatttctcttttggATCATCTTGGCCCTAGTTTGCATTTCCAGACTGTCCTACAATAAATTTTTCCTTCTGATGTCCAGCACATTCCTCTTGCATGCATTTTTGGGTCCTGTCTGGTGCATACGAAGACTGGCATTTGGCATTGGAACTTCTCTTTGGTTAGGCTCTCTTATCTCAAGCAAACCAATACCTGCTGCAATTACTGTCTTAATCGCTTTTACTCTGACAGGATTCAGAAAATGGAGGAAGGAAATTGCCATTACAAACAATACTAAAGACATGTTGAAGTTGAGTGAACTGTTAGAACAGAGACTTCATGGAATAGAAGAGAAATTAGATGTTTTAGTATTAAAGATAAGTGCCATTAATGATACTCTGCCTGAAAATGTGACATTTGACAGATCTTGA
- the LOC137977530 gene encoding uncharacterized protein isoform X1, protein MSSMALSKIAFSFIIIFAAFNLATLSPNVNNVFAQLCNILRSWMPSVTDSVEEIILRMHKYCTERLFEDLQRGITMLITLFERVCALIQPAFKNLFNVVTDGLLLLHNNGMSYTDEILQQALGIDGAALPDHGGTTSNKLLSLILFLFWIILALVCISRLSYNKFFLLMSSTFLLHAFLGPVWCIRRLAFGIGTSLWLGSLISSKPIPAAITVLIAFTLTGFRKWRKEIAITNNTKDMLKLSELLEQRLHGIEEKLDVLVLKISAINDTLPENVTFDRS, encoded by the exons ATGTCGTCAATGGCTCTTTCGAAAATTGCGTTTTCGTTCATCATTATTTTTGCGGCCTTCAACTTAGCAACTTTGTCCCCGAACGTAAACAATGTCTTTGCTCAACTGTGCAACATCCTTCGTTCTTGGATGCCTTCAGTTACCGACAGCGTTGAGGAAATTATCCTAAGAATGCACAAGTACTGCACAGAGAGGTTGTTTGAAGACCTGCAACGAGGAATAACAATGCTGATTACCCTGTTTGAGAGAGTTTGTGCCTTAATACAACCAGCCTTCAAGAATTTGTTCAACGTTGTCACGGATGGTTTGCTTTTACTGCACAACAATGGAATGAGTTACACAGAcgaaattttacaacaagccCTCGGTATTGATG GAGCTGCTTTACCAGATCATGGGGGAACAACAAGTAACAAACTTTTATCTctaattttatttctcttttggATCATCTTGGCCCTAGTTTGCATTTCCAGACTGTCCTACAATAAATTTTTCCTTCTGATGTCCAGCACATTCCTCTTGCATGCATTTTTGGGTCCTGTCTGGTGCATACGAAGACTGGCATTTGGCATTGGAACTTCTCTTTGGTTAGGCTCTCTTATCTCAAGCAAACCAATACCTGCTGCAATTACTGTCTTAATCGCTTTTACTCTGACAGGATTCAGAAAATGGAGGAAGGAAATTGCCATTACAAACAATACTAAAGACATGTTGAAGTTGAGTGAACTGTTAGAACAGAGACTTCATGGAATAGAAGAGAAATTAGATGTTTTAGTATTAAAGATAAGTGCCATTAATGATACTCTGCCTGAAAATGTGACATTTGACAGATCTTGA